Proteins from a single region of Bombus pascuorum chromosome 5, iyBomPasc1.1, whole genome shotgun sequence:
- the LOC132906937 gene encoding MAGUK p55 subfamily member 2 isoform X4, whose amino-acid sequence MPTNERTEAVRMVGLRRQPNEPLGLTVQVDESGNLIIARILGGSTAARQGLLRTGEVILEVNGKEVHNPEELQEAIHEAKENLSLKLAPGIASDGNRPVKSTCYMRALFDYDPSEDTLLPCVEIGLPFQKGDVLQIVDQADPNWWQARRVEGEGLGPPGLIPSLELEERRKAFVPPEADFVHKISICGTKISKKKKRKMYQSKSNGEFDSAELLLYEEVARMPPFRRKTLALVGPRGVGRRTLKNRLINSDPEKFGTIVPYTSRPPRVLEEDGKSYWFTDRESMETDIREHRYLEYGEHGGHLYGTKLDSVRELIRAGKMCVLDCSPAALKILHNSTEFMPYVIFIAAPGMEQLKWLYDLARSTGTSSRNLTFDRQSSIRYSSRRARTLESLASLYEEDDLKATLEESAALQRAYEKYIDLVIVNEDFDNTFRQVIAALDALATEHQWVPVNWIY is encoded by the exons ATGCCTACCAACGAGAGGACGGAAGCTGTCAGGATGGTTGGACTTAGGAGGCAACCTAACGAACCTCTg GGTCTGACGGTGCAGGTCGACGAATCCGGAAATTTGATCATCGCCAGGATCTTAGGCGGAAGCACTGCTGCCCGCCAGGGACTCCTGAGAACCGGCGAGGTAATCCTCGAAGTGAACGGGAAGGAAGTTCACAACCCTGAGGAGCTTCAAGAAGCCATTCACGAGGCGAAGGAGAATTTGTCGCTGAAACTTGCACCTGGAATCGCTTCTGATGGCAATCGACCCGTAAAATCTACG TGTTACATGAGAGCGCTGTTTGACTACGATCCATCGGAAGACACTCTGTTACCATGCGTAGAGATTGGACTTCCATTCCAGAAAGGTGACGTACTACAAATTGTAGACCAAGCAGACCCAAATTGGTGGCAAGCTCGGCGAGTCGAAGGCGAGGGTCTAGGTCCGCCTGGTCTAATTCCGTCGCTGGAActggaagaacgaagaaaagcaTTCGTGCCACCGGAAGCGGATTTTGTACACAAAATTAGCATCTGTGGGACTAAGATCtctaaaaagaagaagaggaagatgTACCAATCGAAGTCCAACGGTGAATTTGACAGTGCGGAACTGCTATTGTACGAAGAAGTGGCCAGGATGCCGCCATTTAGACGTAAGACCTTGGCTTTAGTCGGTCCAAGAGGAGTTGGTCGCAGGACGCTGAAGAATAGACTGATAAATAGCGACCCTGAGAAGTTCGGTACCATTGTTCCGT ATACCTCACGACCACCCAGAGTACTTGAAGAAGATGGCAAAAGTTATTGGTTTACTGACCGCGAGTCCATGGAAACGGATATTAGAGAGCATCGATACCTTGAATATGGAGAACACGGTGGGCATTTGTATGGTACAAAGTTGGATTCCGTGAGGGAGTTAATCAGAGCTGGCAAAATGTGCGTTCTGGACTGCAGTCCAGCTGCTCTGAAAATACTTCACAACAGCACAGAATTTATGCCCTATGTTATCTTCATAGCGGCACCAGGAATGGAACAATTGAAATGGTTGTATGATTTGGCGAGGTCGACTGGAACGAGCAGTCGGAACTTGACG TTTGACCGCCAGAGTTCCATCAGGTACAGCTCGAGAAGAGCCAGGACGTTGGAATCTCTTGCTTCCTTGTACGAG GAGGACGATCTGAAAGCAACGTTGGAAGAATCCGCGGCCTTACAGCGTGCCTACGAGAAATATATCGACCTGGTGATTGTGAACGAGGACTTCGACAATACATTTAGACAGGTGATCGCCGCGTTAGACGCCTTAGCCACCGAACACCAATGGGTTCCGGTGAACTGGATTTATTAA
- the LOC132906937 gene encoding protein PALS2 isoform X3 — MKNSKSMMDIEDICGCSKLPSIIPKKELPHLKSTSAAFMHVRDNLEELGKVADDTDLLFLKGLLDSPVVTSLVKVQERLEDPPLHVEPVCSSICDIVDEVCHALRSSRDENARELVRLLRSSHLKALLETHDAVVERKEAPSKPEPSQLTMPTNERTEAVRMVGLRRQPNEPLGLTVQVDESGNLIIARILGGSTAARQGLLRTGEVILEVNGKEVHNPEELQEAIHEAKENLSLKLAPGIASDGNRPVKSTCYMRALFDYDPSEDTLLPCVEIGLPFQKGDVLQIVDQADPNWWQARRVEGEGLGPPGLIPSLELEERRKAFVPPEADFVHKISICGTKISKKKKRKMYQSKSNGEFDSAELLLYEEVARMPPFRRKTLALVGPRGVGRRTLKNRLINSDPEKFGTIVPYTSRPPRVLEEDGKSYWFTDRESMETDIREHRYLEYGEHGGHLYGTKLDSVRELIRAGKMCVLDCSPAALKILHNSTEFMPYVIFIAAPGMEQLKWLYDLARSTGTSSRNLTEDDLKATLEESAALQRAYEKYIDLVIVNEDFDNTFRQVIAALDALATEHQWVPVNWIY, encoded by the exons ATGAAGAATAGCAAGTCGATGATGGATATCGAGGACATTTGTGGGTGTTCGAAACTACCCTCGATCATTCCTAAGAAGGAACTACCGCACTTGAAATCCACTTCCG CCGCCTTCATGCACGTACGCGACAACCTGGAGGAGCTGGGCAAGGTGGCTGACGACACGGATCTGCTCTTCCTCAAAGGCCTCCTGGATAGCCCTGTGGTCACGTCTCTAGTGAAG GTCCAGGAGCGTCTGGAAGATCCTCCACTTCACGTGGAACCGGTATGCTCGTCCATTTGTGACATCGTCGATGAGGTGTGTCACGCGCTGCGCTCCTCCAGGGACGAGAACGCGCGCGAACTCGTACGATTATTAAGAAGCTCGCATCTAAAAGCCCTTCTAGAGACGCACGACGCGGTCGTCGAACGAAAGGAAGCGCCATCAAAGCCGGAACCATCGCAACTGACGATGCCTACCAACGAGAGGACGGAAGCTGTCAGGATGGTTGGACTTAGGAGGCAACCTAACGAACCTCTg GGTCTGACGGTGCAGGTCGACGAATCCGGAAATTTGATCATCGCCAGGATCTTAGGCGGAAGCACTGCTGCCCGCCAGGGACTCCTGAGAACCGGCGAGGTAATCCTCGAAGTGAACGGGAAGGAAGTTCACAACCCTGAGGAGCTTCAAGAAGCCATTCACGAGGCGAAGGAGAATTTGTCGCTGAAACTTGCACCTGGAATCGCTTCTGATGGCAATCGACCCGTAAAATCTACG TGTTACATGAGAGCGCTGTTTGACTACGATCCATCGGAAGACACTCTGTTACCATGCGTAGAGATTGGACTTCCATTCCAGAAAGGTGACGTACTACAAATTGTAGACCAAGCAGACCCAAATTGGTGGCAAGCTCGGCGAGTCGAAGGCGAGGGTCTAGGTCCGCCTGGTCTAATTCCGTCGCTGGAActggaagaacgaagaaaagcaTTCGTGCCACCGGAAGCGGATTTTGTACACAAAATTAGCATCTGTGGGACTAAGATCtctaaaaagaagaagaggaagatgTACCAATCGAAGTCCAACGGTGAATTTGACAGTGCGGAACTGCTATTGTACGAAGAAGTGGCCAGGATGCCGCCATTTAGACGTAAGACCTTGGCTTTAGTCGGTCCAAGAGGAGTTGGTCGCAGGACGCTGAAGAATAGACTGATAAATAGCGACCCTGAGAAGTTCGGTACCATTGTTCCGT ATACCTCACGACCACCCAGAGTACTTGAAGAAGATGGCAAAAGTTATTGGTTTACTGACCGCGAGTCCATGGAAACGGATATTAGAGAGCATCGATACCTTGAATATGGAGAACACGGTGGGCATTTGTATGGTACAAAGTTGGATTCCGTGAGGGAGTTAATCAGAGCTGGCAAAATGTGCGTTCTGGACTGCAGTCCAGCTGCTCTGAAAATACTTCACAACAGCACAGAATTTATGCCCTATGTTATCTTCATAGCGGCACCAGGAATGGAACAATTGAAATGGTTGTATGATTTGGCGAGGTCGACTGGAACGAGCAGTCGGAACTTGACG GAGGACGATCTGAAAGCAACGTTGGAAGAATCCGCGGCCTTACAGCGTGCCTACGAGAAATATATCGACCTGGTGATTGTGAACGAGGACTTCGACAATACATTTAGACAGGTGATCGCCGCGTTAGACGCCTTAGCCACCGAACACCAATGGGTTCCGGTGAACTGGATTTATTAA
- the LOC132906937 gene encoding protein PALS2 isoform X1: MKNSKSMMDIEDICGCSKLPSIIPKKELPHLKSTSAAFMHVRDNLEELGKVADDTDLLFLKGLLDSPVVTSLVKVQERLEDPPLHVEPVCSSICDIVDEVCHALRSSRDENARELVRLLRSSHLKALLETHDAVVERKEAPSKPEPSQLTMPTNERTEAVRMVGLRRQPNEPLGLTVQVDESGNLIIARILGGSTAARQGLLRTGEVILEVNGKEVHNPEELQEAIHEAKENLSLKLAPGIASDGNRPVKSTCYMRALFDYDPSEDTLLPCVEIGLPFQKGDVLQIVDQADPNWWQARRVEGEGLGPPGLIPSLELEERRKAFVPPEADFVHKISICGTKISKKKKRKMYQSKSNGEFDSAELLLYEEVARMPPFRRKTLALVGPRGVGRRTLKNRLINSDPEKFGTIVPYTSRPPRVLEEDGKSYWFTDRESMETDIREHRYLEYGEHGGHLYGTKLDSVRELIRAGKMCVLDCSPAALKILHNSTEFMPYVIFIAAPGMEQLKWLYDLARSTGTSSRNLTFDRQSSIRYSSRRARTLESLASLYEEDDLKATLEESAALQRAYEKYIDLVIVNEDFDNTFRQVIAALDALATEHQWVPVNWIY; this comes from the exons ATGAAGAATAGCAAGTCGATGATGGATATCGAGGACATTTGTGGGTGTTCGAAACTACCCTCGATCATTCCTAAGAAGGAACTACCGCACTTGAAATCCACTTCCG CCGCCTTCATGCACGTACGCGACAACCTGGAGGAGCTGGGCAAGGTGGCTGACGACACGGATCTGCTCTTCCTCAAAGGCCTCCTGGATAGCCCTGTGGTCACGTCTCTAGTGAAG GTCCAGGAGCGTCTGGAAGATCCTCCACTTCACGTGGAACCGGTATGCTCGTCCATTTGTGACATCGTCGATGAGGTGTGTCACGCGCTGCGCTCCTCCAGGGACGAGAACGCGCGCGAACTCGTACGATTATTAAGAAGCTCGCATCTAAAAGCCCTTCTAGAGACGCACGACGCGGTCGTCGAACGAAAGGAAGCGCCATCAAAGCCGGAACCATCGCAACTGACGATGCCTACCAACGAGAGGACGGAAGCTGTCAGGATGGTTGGACTTAGGAGGCAACCTAACGAACCTCTg GGTCTGACGGTGCAGGTCGACGAATCCGGAAATTTGATCATCGCCAGGATCTTAGGCGGAAGCACTGCTGCCCGCCAGGGACTCCTGAGAACCGGCGAGGTAATCCTCGAAGTGAACGGGAAGGAAGTTCACAACCCTGAGGAGCTTCAAGAAGCCATTCACGAGGCGAAGGAGAATTTGTCGCTGAAACTTGCACCTGGAATCGCTTCTGATGGCAATCGACCCGTAAAATCTACG TGTTACATGAGAGCGCTGTTTGACTACGATCCATCGGAAGACACTCTGTTACCATGCGTAGAGATTGGACTTCCATTCCAGAAAGGTGACGTACTACAAATTGTAGACCAAGCAGACCCAAATTGGTGGCAAGCTCGGCGAGTCGAAGGCGAGGGTCTAGGTCCGCCTGGTCTAATTCCGTCGCTGGAActggaagaacgaagaaaagcaTTCGTGCCACCGGAAGCGGATTTTGTACACAAAATTAGCATCTGTGGGACTAAGATCtctaaaaagaagaagaggaagatgTACCAATCGAAGTCCAACGGTGAATTTGACAGTGCGGAACTGCTATTGTACGAAGAAGTGGCCAGGATGCCGCCATTTAGACGTAAGACCTTGGCTTTAGTCGGTCCAAGAGGAGTTGGTCGCAGGACGCTGAAGAATAGACTGATAAATAGCGACCCTGAGAAGTTCGGTACCATTGTTCCGT ATACCTCACGACCACCCAGAGTACTTGAAGAAGATGGCAAAAGTTATTGGTTTACTGACCGCGAGTCCATGGAAACGGATATTAGAGAGCATCGATACCTTGAATATGGAGAACACGGTGGGCATTTGTATGGTACAAAGTTGGATTCCGTGAGGGAGTTAATCAGAGCTGGCAAAATGTGCGTTCTGGACTGCAGTCCAGCTGCTCTGAAAATACTTCACAACAGCACAGAATTTATGCCCTATGTTATCTTCATAGCGGCACCAGGAATGGAACAATTGAAATGGTTGTATGATTTGGCGAGGTCGACTGGAACGAGCAGTCGGAACTTGACG TTTGACCGCCAGAGTTCCATCAGGTACAGCTCGAGAAGAGCCAGGACGTTGGAATCTCTTGCTTCCTTGTACGAG GAGGACGATCTGAAAGCAACGTTGGAAGAATCCGCGGCCTTACAGCGTGCCTACGAGAAATATATCGACCTGGTGATTGTGAACGAGGACTTCGACAATACATTTAGACAGGTGATCGCCGCGTTAGACGCCTTAGCCACCGAACACCAATGGGTTCCGGTGAACTGGATTTATTAA
- the LOC132906937 gene encoding protein PALS2 isoform X2: MVFFGRKEKIEDRRLLASIDAVNGTKLYQIENAAFMHVRDNLEELGKVADDTDLLFLKGLLDSPVVTSLVKVQERLEDPPLHVEPVCSSICDIVDEVCHALRSSRDENARELVRLLRSSHLKALLETHDAVVERKEAPSKPEPSQLTMPTNERTEAVRMVGLRRQPNEPLGLTVQVDESGNLIIARILGGSTAARQGLLRTGEVILEVNGKEVHNPEELQEAIHEAKENLSLKLAPGIASDGNRPVKSTCYMRALFDYDPSEDTLLPCVEIGLPFQKGDVLQIVDQADPNWWQARRVEGEGLGPPGLIPSLELEERRKAFVPPEADFVHKISICGTKISKKKKRKMYQSKSNGEFDSAELLLYEEVARMPPFRRKTLALVGPRGVGRRTLKNRLINSDPEKFGTIVPYTSRPPRVLEEDGKSYWFTDRESMETDIREHRYLEYGEHGGHLYGTKLDSVRELIRAGKMCVLDCSPAALKILHNSTEFMPYVIFIAAPGMEQLKWLYDLARSTGTSSRNLTFDRQSSIRYSSRRARTLESLASLYEEDDLKATLEESAALQRAYEKYIDLVIVNEDFDNTFRQVIAALDALATEHQWVPVNWIY, from the exons ATGGTTTTCTTcggaagaaaggagaagataGAAGATCGCCGGCTATTAGCCAGCATCGATGCTGTGAATGGCACCAAACTCTATCAAATAGAAAATG CCGCCTTCATGCACGTACGCGACAACCTGGAGGAGCTGGGCAAGGTGGCTGACGACACGGATCTGCTCTTCCTCAAAGGCCTCCTGGATAGCCCTGTGGTCACGTCTCTAGTGAAG GTCCAGGAGCGTCTGGAAGATCCTCCACTTCACGTGGAACCGGTATGCTCGTCCATTTGTGACATCGTCGATGAGGTGTGTCACGCGCTGCGCTCCTCCAGGGACGAGAACGCGCGCGAACTCGTACGATTATTAAGAAGCTCGCATCTAAAAGCCCTTCTAGAGACGCACGACGCGGTCGTCGAACGAAAGGAAGCGCCATCAAAGCCGGAACCATCGCAACTGACGATGCCTACCAACGAGAGGACGGAAGCTGTCAGGATGGTTGGACTTAGGAGGCAACCTAACGAACCTCTg GGTCTGACGGTGCAGGTCGACGAATCCGGAAATTTGATCATCGCCAGGATCTTAGGCGGAAGCACTGCTGCCCGCCAGGGACTCCTGAGAACCGGCGAGGTAATCCTCGAAGTGAACGGGAAGGAAGTTCACAACCCTGAGGAGCTTCAAGAAGCCATTCACGAGGCGAAGGAGAATTTGTCGCTGAAACTTGCACCTGGAATCGCTTCTGATGGCAATCGACCCGTAAAATCTACG TGTTACATGAGAGCGCTGTTTGACTACGATCCATCGGAAGACACTCTGTTACCATGCGTAGAGATTGGACTTCCATTCCAGAAAGGTGACGTACTACAAATTGTAGACCAAGCAGACCCAAATTGGTGGCAAGCTCGGCGAGTCGAAGGCGAGGGTCTAGGTCCGCCTGGTCTAATTCCGTCGCTGGAActggaagaacgaagaaaagcaTTCGTGCCACCGGAAGCGGATTTTGTACACAAAATTAGCATCTGTGGGACTAAGATCtctaaaaagaagaagaggaagatgTACCAATCGAAGTCCAACGGTGAATTTGACAGTGCGGAACTGCTATTGTACGAAGAAGTGGCCAGGATGCCGCCATTTAGACGTAAGACCTTGGCTTTAGTCGGTCCAAGAGGAGTTGGTCGCAGGACGCTGAAGAATAGACTGATAAATAGCGACCCTGAGAAGTTCGGTACCATTGTTCCGT ATACCTCACGACCACCCAGAGTACTTGAAGAAGATGGCAAAAGTTATTGGTTTACTGACCGCGAGTCCATGGAAACGGATATTAGAGAGCATCGATACCTTGAATATGGAGAACACGGTGGGCATTTGTATGGTACAAAGTTGGATTCCGTGAGGGAGTTAATCAGAGCTGGCAAAATGTGCGTTCTGGACTGCAGTCCAGCTGCTCTGAAAATACTTCACAACAGCACAGAATTTATGCCCTATGTTATCTTCATAGCGGCACCAGGAATGGAACAATTGAAATGGTTGTATGATTTGGCGAGGTCGACTGGAACGAGCAGTCGGAACTTGACG TTTGACCGCCAGAGTTCCATCAGGTACAGCTCGAGAAGAGCCAGGACGTTGGAATCTCTTGCTTCCTTGTACGAG GAGGACGATCTGAAAGCAACGTTGGAAGAATCCGCGGCCTTACAGCGTGCCTACGAGAAATATATCGACCTGGTGATTGTGAACGAGGACTTCGACAATACATTTAGACAGGTGATCGCCGCGTTAGACGCCTTAGCCACCGAACACCAATGGGTTCCGGTGAACTGGATTTATTAA